The Bacteroidia bacterium genome contains the following window.
TACTTACTACGTAAAAGTTTTAGTTTTGTTGAGTGTATCTTTGTTCCCGTTTCGCTTGCGCTAATGTCTACAAAGTCAGTGTACTGCGGGCTGGATAGGGAATGTCCTTGCCCTTGCGTCAGCAAGGGGCGCGCTCAAAATAAAACTATCTTCCAAAAATATATTCCGACTACAAGGTTTTTTTACGGTTCAAAATGCCACTTCTAAGAAGCAAATATGCCTCTTAGCAACTTGATTTGATTCCTGTACAAAATAAGTTTATTTTCATTTTCTAATTTTTTTAGCAATCTAGAAATTACCACTCGGGAGGTAGCTAATTCATCAGCAATTTGCTGGTGAGAGATATCTAAAACCGTAGAACCTACTAACTTTGACTTTTCAATCAAATACCGTATAAGCCGCTCATCTAACTTTTCAAACGCAACAAGATGAAGACTTTTGAGCAACTCTGTAAAACGATTGTACATAGTTTGCATGATAAAACTTTTCCAGGTAGAATACTTGAAAATCCACTCATCCATAACGGTTATAGGTAGAAGAATCAAATCTGCGTCTTCTTCTACAACCGCTTTAATTTCACTATTTTTTTGCTGCATACAGCAAGTAAATGTCATAGCACAGGACTCACCTGGATGCACATAGTACAGTAGCAGCTCTCGCCCATTATTATCCACACTGAATACCTTGATACTGCCAGAAAGAACAATTGGAATATATTTTATAGGTTGGTGTATATCCAATAGCACCGTATCCGCTTTGACAGACTTGCGTATGCCTACTTTTTCTATTTGTTTTAGCAGTTCCACTTCAAAGAGTGAGGATAAATCCATATTTCCACAAAATAAGTCTTTATTTACATTCTGTACAACAATTTGGAAATATTAGTTGCGTGTGTGTATTTTTACTACGTGAAAATAAGTACTGAAGTCAAGGCAGGTGTTTTGGCTGCCCTCACCTTAGCGTTGCTTTTTGCTACGGTCAATTACTTGAAAGGGCACACTTTTTCTCATACACATAAGTTTTATGCATTGTTTGACAAAGTTGGAGGTATTCAACAAGGTACAAAAGTTTTATGGAACGGCATGGTAGTAGGTAGAGTTAATCGTATTTCTGTTACTCCAGAGTATAAAATTCGTGTAGATTTTGAGGTAGATGACGATGTCCCTGTTCCCAAAGGCAGCAAGGTAAGTATTCAAGGGGATGCTTTCTTTGGTGCATCCAAGCTAGTGATTGTACCTTCCCAAGATAAAAATTTAGCACAATCGGGAGAAGAACTTACAGGCGTAGTTCAAGAAGATATAATGAAAAGACTTTCTAATACTTTTGAGCCACTAAGCCAAAAACTAGAACACACTATTACAAGTATTGATACGCTTGTAAGCAAACTAAATAGAGTATTAGACCATCAAAACCAAGCTCGTATCGAAGACATTTTACAGAACCTGAAACAAACTACAGCTTCACTTAACGCCGCTACTCAAAAAATAAATGATGCTACTTCCAAAGAGCAGTTACAAGGTATTCTCAAAAAAATTGAAAGCAGTATAACTAATTTGGAACAAAATAATCAAAATATAACCAAAATTATGGCTAATACCGCCATAGCTACAGATACTCTTAAAACTACACTATCTAAAATTAACACTAACCTCCTGCTCTCCCAAAAAACTTTAGAAAAAATAAACAGCGAACAAGGTACAGTTGGTAAGTTGCTTAACGACAAACAGTTATATGAAAATTTATCTCATTCTGCGCGAGACTTAGATAGCCTACTTATTGACCTTAAAGCTAACCCCAAGAGATATGTACATTTTTCGTTAATAGGCAGAAAAGATAAAGATAAAAAAACACGAAAGTAAATTAAGCTTGCTTTTAATTCGCACTTATAAGCCTAAAACGTCTTGTACAGGATGCAAAAAAATTACTACCAAAATTTTAATTTTGCACCTGAATGAAAAATGTATTTATACTGTGTAGTATTTTTTTTAGTTTTTTGATT
Protein-coding sequences here:
- a CDS encoding MlaD family protein, which encodes MKISTEVKAGVLAALTLALLFATVNYLKGHTFSHTHKFYALFDKVGGIQQGTKVLWNGMVVGRVNRISVTPEYKIRVDFEVDDDVPVPKGSKVSIQGDAFFGASKLVIVPSQDKNLAQSGEELTGVVQEDIMKRLSNTFEPLSQKLEHTITSIDTLVSKLNRVLDHQNQARIEDILQNLKQTTASLNAATQKINDATSKEQLQGILKKIESSITNLEQNNQNITKIMANTAIATDTLKTTLSKINTNLLLSQKTLEKINSEQGTVGKLLNDKQLYENLSHSARDLDSLLIDLKANPKRYVHFSLIGRKDKDKKTRK
- a CDS encoding Crp/Fnr family transcriptional regulator, whose protein sequence is MDLSSLFEVELLKQIEKVGIRKSVKADTVLLDIHQPIKYIPIVLSGSIKVFSVDNNGRELLLYYVHPGESCAMTFTCCMQQKNSEIKAVVEEDADLILLPITVMDEWIFKYSTWKSFIMQTMYNRFTELLKSLHLVAFEKLDERLIRYLIEKSKLVGSTVLDISHQQIADELATSRVVISRLLKKLENENKLILYRNQIKLLRGIFAS